A region from the Anoplolepis gracilipes chromosome 2, ASM4749672v1, whole genome shotgun sequence genome encodes:
- the LOC140674078 gene encoding proline-, glutamic acid- and leucine-rich protein 1 — MEFMRSDNDDVPFDKQEIETVQQTIIKNINSHLNQTRSDGLLMLDRILSTCSKDTLSKYGLFWITHATKIVENMHSSAQDLTLACKVLGFLVEHCKNMPELHKQISTRNVKQILNALSALQTNAKCGAVYYLIAVLLYHYPEVCERFQGLIKKMILLQIDSTDNNLVNASAKCYVLFSKATERSFKSPEATSIYNRLIYNEMLLCNNLHAIMNQLFCELIELKSVDVQDQLELPYITGKNYNKQKQRFSNLCVYLSSMLRGYEAKNFVLPQNILAVLKRGLMITPLNLKNITFSNEQMLYIILPKLHISLLTVLDALINGFAQELVPFGKTILELFEKILQWTSTDLENQVTFNNSKPFKTVKIQAYKCLCSWLMNTSSLSGIETIANECINSILKDITPERDRILLTVHQKTQHLSKRAMKRFKQSQYENSTVLNNEKDSTKSGRLDPDLCREALITLQNILSSSTILLKDTFYKNVLNTVIPLLYNFYLSSSEQSFYKENNKCRLELFKVLKALQMNPHITLAFPIQYCLEISHMAVHDIDINIAQEAKLAIAELEKIIHPAAPTLQLPRQQEPDDEFVSESQAEEVTTTNKLDKRSRSEEELFQNVDATSVCKRPKIIASKCVELIQNGNRIELIEVNNSVLNVDKSQLEENSCEDITSKLNKNDKTEEELPKDTDIVSCKQTNLIAPKCTEIVSSENTIELIETNNSVMDVNKSQGNENLCEEGTGNILQEQCEIHCSKEENQHNIDKIINSTTENKVECELITHVNTEDEKQLKENLISCTNETDKKIENIFRQNFSGTTEEIYMEMDENQEDSNSTRDSPNPFQEDADWCN, encoded by the exons atggagTTTATGCGTTCTGATAATGACGATGTGCCATTTGATAAACAAGAG ATTGAGACAGTACAACagactattataaaaaatatcaattctcATTTAAATCAAACTCGATCCGATGGTTTACTTATGCTAGATAGAATTCTGTCTACTTGTTCTAAGGACACATTATCAAAATATGGTTTATTCTGGATAACTCATGCTACTAAAATAGTGGAAAACATGCATAGTAGTGCACAAGATTTAACACTGGCATGTAAAGTATTAGGATTTTTAGTTGAACATTGCAAGAATATGCCTGAATTACATAAACAGATTTCTACACGAAATGTAAAACAGATCTTAAACGCACTTAGTGCTTTACAAACAAATGCAAAATGTGGAGCGGTGTATTACTTAATAGCTGTTTTGCTATATCATTATCCTGAAGTTTGCGAACGGTTTCAG ggattgataaaaaaaatgatattactaCAAATTGATTCTACAGATAACAATTTGGTTAATGCAAGCGCAAAATGCTACGTTCTTTTTTCTAAAGCAACAGAACGGTCATTTAAATCACCAGAAgctacatctatatataacagattaatatataatgaaatgttgCTTTGTAATAATTTGCATGCTATAAtgaatcaattattttgtgaattaaTAGAGCTGAAAAGTGTAGATGTCCAGGATCAACTAGAATTACCATACATAACTGGTAAAAACTACAACAAACAGAAACAGAGATTCTCAAATTTGTGTGTCTATCTCTCCTCAATGTTACG tgGATATGaagcaaaaaattttgttttacctcaaaatattttagcaGTTTTGAAACGAGGATTGATGATTACACCATTAAATCTAAAGAATATAACTTTTTCCAACGAAcagatgttatatataatcttgccAAAATTACATATCAGTTTGCTCACAGTTTTGGATGCATTGATAAATGG atttgcACAGGAGTTAGTACCATTTGGGAAAACAATATTAgagttatttgaaaaaatattacaatggaCAAGCACTGACTTAGAAAACCAAGTAACGTTTAACAATAGTAAACCCTtcaaaactgtaaaaatacaGGCTTACAAATGTCTCTGTTCGTGGCTGATGAATACCAGTTCACTGTCGGGTATAGAGACAATCGCAAATGAATGTATAAATTCCATATTGAAGGATATAACACCAGAACGAGATCGTATATTATTAACT GTGCATCAAAAAACGCAGCATTTATCTAAACGGGCAATGAAACGTTTTAAACAGAGTCAGTATGAAAATAGTACAGTtttgaataatgaaaaagattcTACTAAAAGTGGACGTTTAGATCCAGATTTATGCAGAGAGGCTCTTATTACTTTGCAGAATATACTTTCCAGTAGTACCATATTGTTAAAAGATACGTTTTACaag aacgtGTTGAATACTGTGAtacctttattatataatttttatttgagttCTTCTGAACAAAGCTTTTATAAGGAAAACAACAAATGTCGTTTGGAACTATTCAAAGTATTAAAAGCCCTGCAAATGAACCCACATATTACATTAGCATTTCCTATACAATATTGTTTAGAAATATCACACATGGCAGTTCatgatattgatataaatattgctcAAGAAGCAAAACTGGCAATAGctgaattagaaaaaattatacatcctGCTGCGCCTACATTACAATTACCTCGACAACA GGAACCTGATGATGAATTTGTTTCTGAAAGTCAAGCAGAAGAAGTTACTACTACCAATAAGTTAGACAAAAGAAGTCGCTCTGAAGAAGAACTTTTCCAAAATGTAGATGCAACATCTGTATGTAAACGGCCAAAAATAATTGCGTCAAAATGTGTTGAACTAATACAGAATGGAAATAGAATTGAATTAATAGAAGTGAATAATAGCGTATTAAATGTAGATAAATCTCAGTTGGAGGAGAATTCATGTGAAGACATTACtagcaaattaaataaaaatgataaaactgAAGAAGAGCTTCCTAAAGATACAGATATAGTCTCATGCAAACAAACAAACTTAATTGCCCCAAAATGTACTGAAATAGTTTCGAGTGAAAATACTATAGAACTAATAGAAACGAATAATAGTGTAATGGATGTAAATAAATCTCaaggaaatgaaaatttatgtgaAGAAGGAACtggaaatatattacaagaacAATGTGAAATACATTGCAGTAAAGAGGAAAATCagcataatattgataaaatcataaattccACTACCGAAAATAAAGTAGAATGTGAATTAATTACACATGTTAACACAGAAGACGAGAAACAactcaaagaaaatttaatatcatgtacaaatgaaacagataaaaaaatagaaaatatttttcgtcagAATTTTTCTGGAACTACCGAAGAAATATACATGGAGATGGATGAAAACCAAGAAGACTCGAACAGTACACGAGACTCTCCAAATCCATTTCAAGAAGATGCAGATTGGTGTAATTAG